A single region of the Silene latifolia isolate original U9 population chromosome 8, ASM4854445v1, whole genome shotgun sequence genome encodes:
- the LOC141595221 gene encoding uncharacterized protein LOC141595221: MEMKEKVMQSGHYLFDNKPMIVKSWTKDLELRKEDVKVVPAWIQIHNFPLKFWGKGLPKIAGIVGKFVKSDLAKEEKTRLGYARVMVELEVDQKLPAKIAFKDEKGFVIEVAIEYEWRPVKCKYCMGMGHEMEQCRRGVQEKPKSRHVKQVWRPVVKQASGNKVTVATTPVNKEVTVAVTPSKQISNTPRTVTPIKRLVRMQGQAAEKGGYSAEGFGAHSYRDIVTSPSKLNSRANETKTKNKSYSKVVNSFNNWCISTNSGYHKGGRIWILWQPNAFRIQFQEYNAQYIHMKVESVVNSSVFHLTMVYAFNGIHERAPLWDHLRRLAMHITGPWAIAGDFNCVLAATERVGGNTSLNEIEPLRRCVEDCGVVDIAAIGSLFTWNNKQRPEDRIYSRIDRFLVNKAWCDLLPDLYAHFLPEGMLDHTPCIVSCSKHTQGNRCFKYFNMWGGSKNFKPTVRESWDRTIAGTPMFKVAKNLKLLKLILKQLNREGFGDIENTTDILQKKVQELQEQLGKDPFNVQLMNDEYAASNELKEKDAARASFLSQKAKHQWVQQGDTNSSYFHGLLKKRRNGNKIVQIEDMNGKMCNSPDQIHTAFLDYYQYLIGTSQETKQIHKKIIVQGLKCNEEQCGYLLRPVTGKEIRDALFSIPDMKSPGPNGYTSRFFKDAWEVVREDIITIVQDFFQKGKLLKQINATTLTLIPKCDRPQNVLQYRPIACCNALYKVISKLLCARLAEVLPVEWAFVDQLLDMLMFPAGFKAMVMQCITTATFSLSINGDMFGYFNGKTGLRQGDPLSPLVFTLCMEYLTRTLKGDTESMMLLLKSFSTFSKASGLKRILSLSSFKCLGMPIQTTRLKKKDCECLVEKICSRINGYGARKFSYSGRLVLVQAVLSSLHSYWASMFVLPKEIIARIEATCRNFLWDNSADYIRVPLVAWDKVCRPKEEGGLGLKNRESMNKSMVGRLVNWIAEKKDTIWVNWLQQNYLKGTEWIDYIPAAQSSWVWRRICRVKQELLPGYTNG; the protein is encoded by the exons ATGGAGATGAAAGAGAAGGTGATGCAATCAGGACATTATTTGTTTGACAATAAACCTATGATTGTGAAATCATGGACAAAGGATTTAGAATTGAGGAAGGAAGACGTCAAAGTTGTGCCTGCATGGATACAAATTCATAATTTTCCATTGAAATTTTGGGGCAAGGGTTTGCCAAAAATTGCAGGTATAGTAGGCAAGTTTGTTAAGAGTGATCTAGCTAAAGAAGAGAAAACAAGGTTGGGGTATGCTAGAGTCATGGTTGAGCTTGAGGTGGATCAGAAGCTGCCGGCAAAAATTGCTTTTAAGGATGAAAAAGGATTTGTCATTGAGGTGGCCATTGAATATGAATGGAGGCCAGTCAAATGTAAATATTGTATGGGAATGGGGCATGAAATGGAGCAATGTAGGAGAGGGGTGCAGGAAAAGCCAAAGAGCAGGCATGTTAAACAGGTGTGGAGACCAGTTGTGAAGCAGGCATCAGGGAATAAGGTCACAGTGGCTACAACACCTGTGAACAAGGAGGTCACAGTAGCTGTAACACCTTCTAAGCAGATTTCCAACACTCCTAGGACTGTTACTCCTATTAAAAGACTGGTAAGAATGCAAGGACAAGCTGCAGAGAAGGGTGGTTACAGTGCTGAGGGGTTTGGTGCTCATTCCTACAGGGATATTGTAACTTCTCCATCAAAGCTGAATAGTAGAGCAAATG AAACTAAAACAAAGAATAAATCTTATAGTAAGGTTGTGAATAGTTTTAATAATTGGTGCATTTCTACCAATAGTGGCTATCATAAAGGTGGGAGAATTTGGATTCTTTGGCAACCAAATGCTTTTAGAATCCAGTTCCAGGAGTATAATGCACAATACATACATATGAAGGTTGAGTCAGTGGTCAATAGCAGTGTATTTCATCTAACTATGGTCTATGCTTTTAATGGCATTCATGAGAGAGCTCCTCTCTGGGATCATTTGAGAAGATTGGCTATGCACATTACTGGACCCTGGGCCATTGCTGGGGATTTCAACTGTGTTCTGGCTGCCACTGAGAGAGTTGGAGGGAACACTTCCCTTAATGAGATTGAACCATTAAGAAGATGTGTTGAGGATTGTGGTGTGGTTGATATCGCTGCTATAGGATCTCTTTTCACTTGGAATAATAAACAGAGGCCTGAGGATAGGATATATAGCAGGATAGATAGGTTTTTGGTGAATAAAGCCTGGTGTGACCTATTGCCTGATTTATATGCTCATTTCTTACCCGAGGGTATGCTTGATCATACACCATGTATTGTTAGCTGCTCTAAACATACTCAAGGCAATAGATGTTTTAAATATTTCAACATGTGGGGTGGATCAAAGAATTTTAAACCTACTGTCAGAGAATCCTGGGACAGGACTATTGCAGGTACTCCAAtgttcaaagtggcaaagaattTAAAACTTCTTAAACTAATTTTGAAGCAATTGAATAGGGAAGGGTTCGGTGATATTGAGAATACTACTGATATCCTGCAGAAGAAAGTTCAGGAGTTGCAGGAACAACTAGGTAAGGATCCTTTTAATGTACAGCTCATGAATGATGAATATGCAGCTTCTAATGAGCTAAAGGAGAAGGATGCAGCTCGTGCTAGTTTTCTAAGCCAGAAGGCTAAACATCAATGGGTTCAACAGGGTGATACTAATAGCTCCTATTTCCATGGTTTACTTAAGAAGAGGAGAAATGGAAATAAGATTGTACAGATTGAAGACATGAATGGTAAGATGTGCAATAGTCCTGATCAAATTCATACTGCCTTCCTGGATTATTATCAGTATTTAATTGGTACTAGCCAGGAAACTAAGCAGATTCACAAGAAAATCATAGTTCAGGGTCTAAAATGCAATGAAGAGCAGTGTGGTTATCTTCTTAGGCCAGTCACTGGGAAAGAAATTAGGGATGCCTTGTTCAGTATTCCTGACATGAAATCCCCTGGTCCTAATGGGTATACTAGCAGGTTCTTTAAGGATGCATGGGAGGTGGTAAGAGAGGACATAATCACTATTGTACAAGATTTTTTCCAGAAGGGGAAATTATTGAAGCAGATCAATGCAACTACCTTGACTCTAATCCCTAAGTGTGATAGGCCACAAAATGTCTTGCAGTATCGTCCTATTGCCTGCTGTAATGCTCTCTACAAAGTCATATCTAAACTGCTTTGTGCTAGACTAGCTGAAGTACTACCTG TTGAATGGGCTTTTGTTGATCAACTGCTGGATATGCTCATGTTTCCTGCTGGCTTTAAAGCAATGGTAATGCAATGCATCACAACTGCCACCTTCTCTTTGTCAATTAATGGAGATATGTTTGGGTACTTCAATGGTAAAACAGGACTTAGACAAGGGGATCCTCTATCTCCCCTTGTCTTTACTCTTTGTATGGAATACTTGACAAGGACACTGAA AGGGGACACAGAGTCTATGATGCTCCTGCTCAAGTCTTTTTCTACATTTTCTAAGGCCTCTGGTTTGAAA AGGATACTCTCCCTTTCAAGTTTCAAGTGCTTGGGAATGCCTATACAAACTACTAGATTGAAAAAGAAAGATTGTGAATGCTTGGTGGAGAAAATATGCAGTAGAATTAATGGCTATGGAGCAAGGAAATTCTCTTATAGTGGGAGGTTAGTCTTGGTGCAGGCAGTCTTGTCCTCTTTGCACTCTTACTGGGCTTCCATGTTTGTCCTACCTAAGGAGATCATAGCTAGAATTGAGGCAACCTGCAGGAATTTCTTGTGGGACAACAGTGCAGACTATATAAGAGTCCCTTTGGTGGCTTGGGACAAGGTCTGCAGACCAAAAGAAGAAGGGGGGCTTGGGCTTAAGAATCGGGAAAGTATGAACAAATCTATGGTTGGGAGGTTAGTGAATTGGATAGCAGAGAAGAAGGATACAATCTGGGTTAACTGGCTGCAACAGAACTACTTGAAAGGGACAGAATGGATAGATTACATACCTGCTGCACAGTCTAGCTGGGTCTGGAGAAGAATTTGCAGGGTTAAGCAGGAATTGCTCCCTGGTTATACTAATGGATAG